From one Nitrospira sp. MA-1 genomic stretch:
- a CDS encoding ATP-binding protein — MRNPSFILMGWMVAGMVGVGVGVARAWPFWVVLLLGAGLVGVAAVMTRNTWKQTRENHEDLMTGLHQLEQLSGIAEAKASRALEPDAWGGHIQRLVENVKQRMTRLEEERTKIIAIMENLVEGVVAFDSKGKVLFTNSSAHRILGLDAKAIQGQSVWEIIRNQELAGLVEGCQELAWHERREAEVELYPPVSMVLEVYALPFPISNQKKGSVLVLHDVTELRRLEQVRTEFIENVSHELRTPLTAIVGYLETLVDEPSLETPNNRKFVHVAYQHAERLSRLVEDLRSLSEIESGKILLRCELVPLREVAQDVCEMFQNQLSKKNLQISNEIGFENSAWADRDRLIQILVNLVDNAIKYTPAGGLISFQAMPFRDQEVSLQVSDTGQGIPSIDLPRITERFYRVDRARSREEGGTGLGLSIVKHLLQLLGGKLRVQSELGKGTTMEVILPKSKPTPTTKPL; from the coding sequence ATGCGTAATCCTTCTTTTATCCTCATGGGCTGGATGGTGGCTGGGATGGTCGGGGTTGGCGTGGGGGTCGCCCGTGCATGGCCATTCTGGGTGGTGCTGTTATTGGGGGCCGGTCTGGTAGGTGTGGCTGCCGTGATGACTCGGAATACCTGGAAGCAGACGAGAGAAAACCATGAAGACCTCATGACTGGCCTTCATCAACTTGAACAACTTAGTGGGATTGCTGAGGCGAAGGCTTCTCGTGCGTTGGAACCCGATGCATGGGGAGGCCATATTCAACGCCTGGTGGAAAACGTAAAGCAACGAATGACCCGCCTCGAGGAAGAGCGCACGAAAATTATCGCCATCATGGAAAATTTGGTTGAAGGCGTGGTGGCCTTTGATTCCAAGGGAAAAGTGTTATTCACCAATTCCAGCGCACATCGGATATTGGGATTGGATGCGAAGGCGATTCAAGGACAGTCGGTGTGGGAAATCATCAGAAATCAAGAACTGGCAGGTCTGGTTGAAGGTTGTCAGGAATTGGCGTGGCATGAACGACGAGAGGCTGAGGTCGAATTGTATCCTCCCGTCTCCATGGTGCTAGAGGTGTATGCGCTCCCTTTTCCCATTTCCAATCAAAAGAAGGGGAGTGTGTTGGTGTTGCACGATGTCACGGAATTACGTCGATTGGAACAGGTCCGGACCGAGTTTATTGAGAACGTGTCCCATGAATTGCGCACTCCGCTCACGGCCATTGTCGGATATTTGGAAACGCTTGTGGATGAGCCGTCTTTGGAAACTCCGAACAATCGAAAATTTGTGCACGTCGCCTACCAGCATGCGGAGCGGCTCAGCCGGTTGGTGGAAGACTTACGAAGCCTCTCGGAAATTGAATCGGGAAAAATCCTCTTGCGGTGTGAATTGGTGCCGTTGCGCGAAGTTGCCCAGGATGTCTGTGAGATGTTTCAAAATCAACTGTCGAAAAAAAATCTGCAGATTTCCAATGAAATTGGCTTTGAAAACAGTGCCTGGGCAGATCGGGATCGGTTGATTCAGATTCTGGTGAATCTCGTGGATAATGCCATTAAATATACGCCTGCCGGAGGACTGATCTCATTTCAAGCCATGCCTTTTCGGGATCAAGAAGTCTCCTTGCAGGTCAGCGACACGGGCCAGGGTATTCCGTCGATTGACCTTCCACGCATTACCGAACGATTTTACCGGGTGGATCGAGCGCGTTCCCGTGAAGAAGGCGGGACGGGGCTTGGACTTTCTATCGTGAAACATTTACTCCAACTGCTCGGTGGTAAACTTCGCGTACAAAGTGAGCTGGGCAAAGGCACCACGATGGAAGTGATCCTGCCGAAATCCAAGCCAACTCCCACAACTAAACCGTTATGA
- a CDS encoding sugar phosphate nucleotidyltransferase → MQKWVDTRGGSSRYSQGQATNLRSQGSASLWSLVLAGGHGERLRHYTEQCFGAYRPKQYCAFLGKRSMIQHTWTRAKALSLPHQVVTVMDQSHWGYVRTQLIQESLGRLVWQPDNRGTGPGVFLPLSYIRAHDPHATVVLWPSDHFIFPVEPLIQVIRDAAALVQQHPHRMVLLTVPPQSREQDYGWVIPGDRIPHSGGSRLREVRRFVEKPKGSQLEDIALSGGQWNTLVLIANVQTLWEAGRQCIPEVVMLLEEHAGGIGTSNEHQRLLHLYRTMPTRNFSSDLLSLIPQQLHMMDLTGVCWSDWGRPERIQETLAYMRGHELFEAKGQSARQTWMNAGQQKTVQGEFTVVSG, encoded by the coding sequence ATGCAAAAATGGGTTGACACACGTGGAGGTTCTTCACGGTATTCCCAAGGGCAGGCTACTAACTTACGTTCACAGGGCTCTGCTTCACTTTGGTCTCTGGTCTTGGCAGGTGGACATGGGGAGCGTCTTCGGCACTATACCGAACAGTGTTTCGGTGCATATCGGCCGAAGCAATATTGTGCCTTTCTGGGAAAGCGATCAATGATCCAGCATACGTGGACCCGGGCAAAAGCCCTCAGTCTTCCTCACCAGGTTGTGACGGTGATGGATCAATCACATTGGGGTTATGTGCGAACCCAATTGATTCAGGAATCCCTGGGCCGCTTGGTCTGGCAACCCGATAATCGAGGAACCGGACCCGGAGTGTTTCTACCGCTCTCCTATATCCGAGCGCATGATCCTCATGCGACGGTAGTTTTGTGGCCCTCTGACCATTTTATTTTCCCCGTTGAGCCGCTTATTCAGGTGATCCGCGATGCGGCGGCCTTGGTCCAGCAACACCCTCATCGTATGGTGTTGTTGACTGTTCCTCCTCAATCGCGGGAGCAAGACTATGGGTGGGTGATTCCGGGTGATCGTATTCCGCATTCTGGAGGGAGCCGCCTCAGGGAAGTACGGAGATTTGTGGAGAAACCCAAGGGTTCCCAGCTTGAGGACATCGCCCTGAGTGGGGGGCAATGGAATACGTTAGTGCTCATAGCCAATGTTCAAACCTTATGGGAGGCCGGCCGTCAGTGCATTCCAGAAGTCGTGATGCTTCTTGAAGAGCATGCGGGTGGGATTGGAACCTCAAACGAACATCAACGATTACTGCATCTCTATCGGACAATGCCCACCAGAAATTTCTCCAGTGATCTGTTGTCGCTGATTCCTCAGCAATTACACATGATGGATCTGACCGGGGTTTGTTGGAGTGATTGGGGAAGGCCGGAGCGCATTCAGGAGACCCTTGCATATATGAGAGGGCATGAACTCTTTGAAGCGAAGGGCCAGTCGGCTCGACAGACCTGGATGAATGCTGGTCAGCAGAAGACGGTGCAGGGAGAATTTACCGTTGTTTCGGGATAA
- a CDS encoding phosphate ABC transporter substrate-binding protein has protein sequence MEHSQNRKQMWVLGMSMGLILGWSATTILGASHVLANDDMEDPAWVNYAKVSGVSGNINSIGSDTLNNLMTLWAEGFRKQYPNVKIQIEGKGSSTAPPALIEGTAQLGPMSRKMKGKEIDAFEAKFGYKPTAIPVAVDALAVYVNKDNSLQGLTIGELDAVFSKTRQHGYKENLTSWGQLGLTGRFADMPISIYGRNSASGTYGFFKDVVLENGDYKDEVKEQPGSASVVQGVTEDQAGIGYSGIGYRTSGVHALPLAMKAGQPFVEATYENSTSGKYPLSRYLFVYVNKTPNQPLSPIVREFLKYVYSREGQKVVIKDGYFPISEKIIGKQSEHLK, from the coding sequence ATGGAACACAGTCAGAATCGAAAGCAAATGTGGGTGTTGGGCATGAGCATGGGGCTGATCCTGGGTTGGAGCGCGACTACGATACTTGGGGCCTCTCATGTTTTGGCTAATGATGATATGGAAGATCCCGCCTGGGTGAATTATGCCAAGGTGAGCGGAGTGTCCGGGAATATCAATAGTATTGGCTCGGATACCTTGAATAATCTCATGACGCTGTGGGCTGAAGGATTCCGGAAACAATATCCGAATGTCAAAATTCAGATTGAAGGGAAAGGATCCAGCACCGCTCCCCCGGCTCTTATCGAAGGGACGGCGCAGTTGGGCCCGATGTCCCGCAAGATGAAGGGAAAGGAAATTGATGCGTTTGAAGCCAAGTTCGGCTACAAGCCCACCGCCATTCCCGTTGCCGTGGATGCGTTGGCGGTCTATGTCAATAAAGACAATTCCCTTCAGGGTTTGACGATTGGGGAGCTTGACGCGGTGTTTTCCAAAACCCGGCAACATGGATATAAGGAAAATCTTACCAGTTGGGGACAATTGGGTTTGACCGGTAGGTTTGCCGATATGCCGATCAGTATCTATGGCCGGAATTCCGCCTCGGGGACTTATGGATTTTTCAAAGATGTGGTGCTGGAGAATGGTGATTATAAAGATGAAGTGAAGGAACAGCCCGGTTCGGCTTCTGTCGTGCAAGGCGTGACCGAAGATCAAGCCGGCATCGGGTATAGCGGTATCGGGTATCGCACATCGGGGGTTCATGCCCTTCCTCTGGCGATGAAGGCTGGTCAACCGTTTGTAGAGGCCACCTATGAAAATTCCACCAGCGGGAAGTACCCCTTGTCACGATATTTGTTTGTGTATGTGAACAAAACACCTAATCAACCGTTGTCTCCCATTGTTCGGGAATTCTTGAAATATGTCTATAGCCGGGAAGGGCAGAAGGTCGTCATTAAAGATGGCTATTTCCCCATCTCAGAGAAAATCATTGGGAAACAGTCAGAGCACCTTAAGTAG
- a CDS encoding response regulator → MAATVLVVDDEKDLVELVKYHLEKEGLKCLEARDGETALQLAKERIPDLMVLDLMLPGVDGLEVCRKVRKDPKTSSIAIIMLTAKAEEVDRIVGLEMGADDYLVKPFSPRELVARVKAVLRRGQGQEMSAIKKVGTLEVDEGKHQVTVDGTVVELTVKEFDLLCALMRANGRVLNRDQILETVWGYSNAVDIESRTVDVHIRRLREKLGDELKRIVTVKGVGYRFESGAV, encoded by the coding sequence ATGGCTGCAACGGTATTAGTCGTTGATGATGAAAAGGATCTGGTGGAGTTGGTTAAGTATCACTTAGAGAAGGAAGGGCTCAAATGTCTGGAGGCGCGTGATGGGGAAACGGCCTTGCAGTTGGCGAAGGAACGCATCCCCGATCTTATGGTCCTGGATCTGATGTTGCCGGGTGTGGATGGTTTGGAGGTTTGCCGGAAGGTGAGAAAAGACCCGAAAACGTCTTCGATCGCCATCATAATGCTCACGGCGAAGGCCGAAGAAGTGGACCGGATCGTGGGTTTGGAAATGGGGGCGGATGACTATCTGGTGAAACCCTTCAGCCCGAGAGAACTCGTGGCCAGAGTGAAAGCCGTGTTGCGGCGAGGACAAGGGCAGGAGATGTCCGCCATCAAAAAAGTTGGAACATTGGAGGTGGATGAAGGAAAACATCAGGTGACGGTGGATGGAACCGTGGTGGAATTGACCGTCAAGGAGTTCGATCTGCTCTGTGCGTTGATGCGGGCGAATGGCCGGGTGTTGAACCGGGATCAAATATTAGAAACCGTTTGGGGCTATTCCAATGCGGTGGATATTGAGTCCCGGACGGTGGATGTGCATATCCGGCGACTCAGGGAAAAGTTAGGGGACGAATTGAAGCGTATTGTGACCGTTAAAGGTGTGGGGTATCGTTTTGAGTCGGGGGCTGTCTAA
- the pstB gene encoding phosphate ABC transporter ATP-binding protein PstB, giving the protein MKKTFVESETVQHPLTDSPAKIVIQDMNFYYGTVQALKSVNMTIPANKVTAFIGPSGCGKSTLLRCLNRLNDLVDGTRVEGTILLDDENIYRPEVDATDLRTRVGMVFQKINPFPKTVWQNVAYGPQLQKIRKRATLDAIVETSLQGAGLWDEVKDRLHGSALGLSGGQQQRLCIARALAVNPEVLLMDEPCSALDPISTGRIEELLHTLKERLTVVIVTHNMQQAARVSDLTGFFLLGELIEFEGTKKIFTNPGDPRTEDYVTGRFG; this is encoded by the coding sequence ATGAAGAAGACTTTTGTCGAATCTGAAACCGTCCAACATCCATTGACCGATTCCCCTGCGAAAATTGTCATTCAGGACATGAATTTTTACTACGGGACGGTTCAGGCGCTCAAATCCGTGAATATGACCATTCCTGCTAATAAAGTCACCGCATTTATCGGACCTTCAGGTTGTGGAAAATCAACCCTCTTGCGGTGCCTCAATCGCCTGAATGATCTGGTCGATGGCACCAGGGTCGAAGGAACCATTCTCCTGGATGATGAAAATATTTATCGACCTGAAGTCGATGCCACTGACCTTCGAACCCGGGTTGGTATGGTGTTTCAGAAAATTAATCCGTTTCCGAAAACCGTCTGGCAGAATGTGGCGTATGGTCCGCAACTGCAGAAAATTCGCAAACGTGCCACTCTTGACGCGATCGTTGAGACCAGCCTTCAAGGAGCGGGATTGTGGGATGAAGTTAAAGATCGGTTGCATGGCAGTGCCTTGGGTTTGTCGGGAGGCCAACAACAACGACTCTGTATTGCGAGAGCGCTTGCGGTCAATCCGGAAGTGCTGTTGATGGATGAACCGTGTTCGGCCCTTGATCCGATTTCCACCGGCAGAATAGAAGAACTCCTCCATACGTTGAAAGAGCGGCTCACCGTCGTGATTGTGACGCATAACATGCAGCAGGCGGCGCGGGTTTCTGATTTGACGGGGTTTTTCTTATTAGGGGAGTTAATTGAATTCGAGGGCACCAAGAAGATTTTTACCAATCCCGGTGATCCCCGAACGGAAGATTACGTGACGGGGCGGTTTGGCTGA
- a CDS encoding ABC transporter permease subunit yields MPPLSSSSSSGALVPHKNSLAGGSRVAAQRRIRHLLDYVAKYVVGAGGLATIVSILGIFVYLVWEVIPLFQPATVTPELTVPMPVKAIQSSNVAQAMVGIDEYREVPFVLKGKYLQFLFLPDGAAIPDVGGQLSIDGDPTSVVRMGLKGHSLSIGTDQGLVYPVNILFQSDFQGDRRTIIPSVKVKEPVRVVPDGMGIVLHAHVKRSDEFQTVVALTGGGELWVTRIEEPGDFSFSDEVIMETNRLILPPKFHLTTLALDSAGKRLVAGTRDGYLLTWEWRGQGFDAMPQSVPVGAAGDAVTVLSYLLGERTLVVGTTSGSVSTWAFSADQSGPSGRFLRKVHTFTPHARAVTSLSVSQRDKGFLTADNQGTMFLHYSTTGETILDIPGKGNALESLRYAPKADGLVWLGEDGTLQTYAIDNPHPEITFKSLFFPVTYEGYDHPEMIWQSSSGSDEFEPKLGLIPLMFGTLKGTLYAMVLAIPLAVMGAIYTAMFMHPHLRSVVKPSLELMAALPSVVLGFLAGLWFAPLLEKIFPAVVAIVGFLPVVIAACCLIWQFLPIRVRRLEVYGLDLMVMMIAIVLTVGACLMANQAIEGWIFGGNFKQWLAQNLGLTYDQRNAIVISFAMGFAVIPIIFSIAEDAIANVPRQLVAGSLALGATRWQTLTRLVLISASPGIFSALMIGFGRAIGETMIVLMATGNTPIMDWSMFNGFRTLSANIAVEMPEAPHGGTLYRVLFLSGLILFGFTFTINTIAEIVRQRLRQKYSQF; encoded by the coding sequence ATGCCACCTTTATCTTCCTCTTCTTCTTCGGGTGCGCTAGTTCCTCATAAAAATTCGTTAGCCGGTGGTTCTCGCGTTGCCGCTCAAAGGCGGATTCGTCATTTGCTGGATTATGTGGCGAAGTATGTCGTTGGGGCGGGAGGCCTGGCGACCATTGTCAGTATTCTAGGAATTTTTGTGTACCTGGTTTGGGAAGTGATTCCTCTGTTTCAACCCGCGACCGTCACTCCGGAGCTGACGGTGCCTATGCCGGTCAAAGCGATTCAATCCTCCAACGTGGCGCAGGCGATGGTGGGGATTGATGAATATCGGGAAGTCCCGTTTGTTCTCAAAGGGAAATATCTTCAATTTCTTTTCTTACCCGATGGTGCCGCCATTCCTGATGTGGGAGGGCAATTGTCGATTGACGGTGATCCGACGTCTGTCGTGCGAATGGGTTTGAAAGGCCATAGCCTGAGTATCGGGACAGACCAGGGACTCGTCTATCCGGTCAACATCCTTTTTCAATCTGATTTCCAAGGGGACAGACGGACCATTATCCCGAGCGTAAAGGTCAAGGAACCTGTTCGGGTGGTTCCTGACGGAATGGGTATTGTCCTTCATGCCCATGTCAAGCGGAGTGATGAATTTCAAACCGTGGTGGCTCTCACCGGAGGCGGGGAACTCTGGGTGACCCGGATTGAGGAACCAGGGGATTTTTCATTTTCGGATGAGGTCATTATGGAAACCAACCGGCTCATCCTACCACCGAAGTTTCATCTGACAACGTTGGCATTGGATAGTGCGGGAAAACGATTGGTGGCCGGGACGAGGGATGGCTATCTCCTTACATGGGAATGGCGGGGACAGGGATTTGATGCCATGCCTCAATCCGTGCCTGTTGGGGCGGCCGGGGATGCCGTGACTGTTCTGTCATATCTGTTAGGCGAACGAACGTTGGTGGTTGGCACCACCTCCGGAAGCGTGAGTACGTGGGCGTTTTCAGCTGATCAATCGGGTCCATCCGGCAGATTCCTGAGAAAAGTTCATACTTTCACTCCCCATGCCAGGGCGGTGACGAGTCTCTCGGTGTCCCAACGTGATAAGGGATTTTTAACAGCCGACAATCAGGGAACGATGTTCCTGCATTATTCCACGACGGGAGAAACGATTTTGGACATTCCAGGGAAGGGAAATGCCCTCGAATCGTTACGTTATGCCCCAAAGGCCGATGGTCTGGTGTGGTTGGGTGAGGATGGCACGCTTCAGACGTATGCCATTGATAATCCACATCCGGAGATCACGTTCAAATCCTTATTTTTTCCTGTGACCTATGAAGGTTATGACCATCCGGAAATGATTTGGCAATCTTCCAGCGGATCGGATGAGTTTGAACCGAAATTGGGCCTCATTCCGCTCATGTTTGGCACATTGAAGGGGACGTTATATGCCATGGTGTTGGCCATACCTCTTGCGGTCATGGGGGCCATTTATACGGCGATGTTCATGCACCCTCACCTTCGCTCCGTTGTTAAGCCGTCCTTGGAGTTGATGGCTGCCCTGCCGTCGGTGGTGTTGGGATTTCTCGCGGGTCTCTGGTTTGCCCCTCTCTTAGAGAAAATTTTTCCTGCGGTGGTTGCCATCGTGGGATTTCTTCCTGTGGTGATTGCGGCCTGTTGTCTCATCTGGCAATTCCTCCCAATTCGGGTGAGACGATTGGAGGTGTATGGACTTGATCTGATGGTCATGATGATTGCCATTGTTCTCACCGTGGGTGCCTGTTTGATGGCCAATCAGGCGATTGAGGGTTGGATATTTGGAGGAAACTTTAAACAGTGGTTGGCGCAGAATTTGGGCTTAACCTATGATCAGCGAAATGCCATTGTCATTAGTTTTGCGATGGGTTTTGCGGTGATTCCGATTATTTTCAGTATTGCTGAAGATGCCATTGCCAATGTCCCCCGACAACTTGTTGCCGGATCGCTGGCCCTGGGAGCGACGCGGTGGCAAACCTTAACCCGGTTAGTCCTTATTTCGGCCAGTCCGGGCATCTTCTCGGCCTTGATGATTGGATTCGGGCGTGCCATAGGGGAAACGATGATTGTGCTGATGGCCACGGGAAATACTCCGATCATGGATTGGAGTATGTTTAATGGATTTCGTACGCTCTCGGCCAATATTGCGGTAGAAATGCCTGAAGCTCCTCATGGCGGGACGTTGTATCGTGTGTTATTTCTGTCCGGTCTGATTTTGTTCGGCTTTACATTTACCATTAATACGATTGCTGAAATCGTGCGGCAACGGCTTCGCCAAAAATATTCTCAATTTTAG
- the phoU gene encoding phosphate signaling complex protein PhoU: MKRHFDDSLADLRQRILRMGALVEGQIRQALIALVDRDDLVANQVIQNDRQVNTMDVAIDELCLELLALHQPAAKDLRFVTTAMKISTELERMSDLAENICERALELHTEPQLKPYIDIPLMAERAIKMVGEALDAFVRGDSVLARQVLKEDDYVDELNEQIFRELLSFMMENPQTISRGIRLSFISKYIERIADHATNVAELVVYMVEGKIIRHMIPT, translated from the coding sequence ATGAAGCGACATTTTGATGATTCGTTGGCGGACCTCAGGCAGAGAATTTTGCGGATGGGGGCGCTGGTGGAAGGGCAGATTCGTCAAGCGCTTATCGCACTTGTGGATCGCGATGACCTGGTGGCAAATCAGGTCATTCAGAATGATCGTCAGGTGAATACCATGGATGTGGCCATTGACGAACTCTGTCTCGAATTGTTGGCACTCCACCAGCCGGCCGCTAAAGATCTCCGGTTCGTCACGACGGCCATGAAGATTTCCACTGAATTAGAGCGCATGAGCGATTTGGCAGAAAATATTTGTGAACGCGCACTGGAACTGCATACCGAACCTCAATTGAAACCGTATATCGATATTCCGTTGATGGCCGAGAGGGCCATCAAAATGGTGGGTGAAGCCTTGGATGCGTTTGTCCGGGGGGATTCGGTTCTTGCCAGACAGGTCCTTAAGGAGGATGATTATGTCGATGAACTGAATGAACAAATTTTCCGTGAATTGTTGTCCTTCATGATGGAAAATCCCCAAACGATTTCGCGCGGGATCCGGTTGTCGTTTATCTCGAAATATATTGAACGCATTGCCGATCATGCAACGAATGTGGCGGAACTGGTGGTGTATATGGTGGAAGGAAAAATCATCCGCCATATGATTCCGACCTAA
- the pstA gene encoding phosphate ABC transporter permease PstA: MKFLQRFFASGTLFIWLSGGALACSLLLIGGLLMLIFINGMGYFWQKDLVQLTLNDDTRVLGEIVDTQRIPDTVTADFPDGQSRIQLKVGNRDVYGLDFRWVDEADIAQRDWPKDVIAFERREWGNFYGWVTAVWDGDSRLAGGRDIAWEVWYPFLEQAESLYQEIHYIERDVIGAINADMERARLSLKTLELKGDISQDSADSLQQDIQEREAAYQEQIQRLVGLYERLNRYRVTLIDVTGKEKTFPVGGLVRAWRPNSMSVWDKTTMYVENFWNVLSDEPREANTEGGIFPAIFGTVMMVLVMSVVVVPFGVLAAVYLKEYAKQGLLTRMIRIAVNNLAGVPSIVFGVFGLGFFVYAVGGSIDQLFFSASLPNPTFGTGGMLWASLTLALMTVPVVIVATEEGLSAVPREYREGSLGLGATKFESLMRVVLPCAMPGILTGLILAVSRATGEVAPLMLTGVVKLAPALPLDGQFPFIHLDRKFMHLGFHIYDVGFQSPNVEAAKPMVYVTTLVLVLVVLLLNMTAIALRTRMRKRYAGASV, translated from the coding sequence ATGAAATTTCTTCAACGATTTTTTGCATCAGGCACATTGTTTATCTGGTTATCAGGAGGAGCCTTAGCCTGTTCCCTGCTGCTGATCGGCGGTCTTTTGATGCTCATTTTCATCAATGGTATGGGCTATTTTTGGCAGAAGGATCTCGTCCAGTTGACGCTCAATGATGACACCCGGGTCCTCGGGGAAATCGTAGATACCCAGCGTATTCCGGATACGGTTACAGCGGATTTCCCTGATGGGCAGTCTCGCATACAGCTGAAGGTGGGCAACCGGGATGTGTACGGACTGGATTTCCGGTGGGTTGATGAAGCCGACATTGCTCAACGGGATTGGCCTAAGGATGTCATCGCCTTTGAACGACGCGAATGGGGGAATTTTTATGGTTGGGTGACTGCGGTGTGGGACGGTGACTCCCGTCTGGCTGGTGGCCGGGATATTGCGTGGGAGGTCTGGTATCCCTTCCTTGAGCAAGCCGAGTCACTTTACCAGGAGATTCATTATATTGAACGCGATGTGATTGGCGCCATTAATGCTGACATGGAGCGTGCGCGCCTTAGTCTGAAGACCTTGGAGTTGAAGGGGGACATTTCGCAGGATTCTGCCGACTCTCTTCAACAGGATATCCAAGAACGGGAAGCGGCCTATCAGGAGCAGATCCAACGATTGGTGGGGCTGTACGAGCGATTGAACCGCTATCGGGTCACCCTCATAGATGTCACTGGGAAGGAAAAAACATTTCCTGTTGGCGGCCTTGTGAGGGCGTGGCGTCCGAATTCCATGAGTGTGTGGGATAAAACCACGATGTATGTGGAAAATTTTTGGAATGTTCTGAGCGATGAGCCGCGGGAAGCAAATACCGAAGGCGGGATCTTTCCGGCCATATTCGGTACGGTTATGATGGTGTTGGTGATGAGTGTGGTTGTGGTCCCGTTTGGAGTCTTGGCCGCCGTGTATTTAAAAGAATATGCCAAACAAGGCCTGTTGACTCGAATGATCCGGATTGCGGTGAATAATCTTGCGGGGGTTCCTTCAATTGTCTTCGGTGTGTTTGGTCTGGGGTTTTTTGTCTATGCAGTGGGAGGCTCAATTGATCAGTTATTCTTCTCCGCCTCGCTGCCGAATCCGACATTTGGGACAGGTGGAATGTTATGGGCTTCCCTCACCTTGGCCCTCATGACCGTGCCGGTGGTCATTGTGGCGACCGAAGAAGGCTTGTCGGCTGTTCCCAGAGAATATCGGGAGGGGTCGTTGGGGTTGGGGGCGACAAAGTTTGAATCGCTCATGCGGGTTGTTCTGCCTTGCGCCATGCCGGGAATTTTAACCGGTTTGATTCTCGCGGTCTCCCGGGCTACGGGGGAAGTAGCGCCACTGATGTTAACCGGGGTAGTCAAGCTTGCTCCGGCCCTGCCGCTTGATGGTCAATTTCCCTTTATCCATCTTGATCGAAAATTTATGCATTTGGGTTTTCATATCTATGATGTGGGATTTCAATCCCCTAATGTGGAGGCGGCCAAGCCCATGGTGTATGTCACCACCCTGGTCCTGGTTCTTGTCGTTCTCCTCCTGAATATGACGGCGATTGCACTCCGGACCCGGATGCGGAAGCGCTATGCTGGTGCTTCGGTTTAA